TCACTTCATCTTTCTACATCCCTTGCTAATTTTCGTGCAAGGCAGAAAAGCGGCCCGCCGAGCGTCTCGGGTCGGTTCCGTCGCCAAATCCACGTCGCCCACATCTCACGTCTTACTCATGATCTGCGCCCCACGTTCGCCGTGAGGTGTCAGGAGGTCCTGTCGCCATGACCACCTTTCTTTCCCCCGCCACAGAGTTGCAGGACAAGCTCACCCGCCGCACGGCCAAAATCGCTGTCCTGGGGCTGGGCTACGTGGGAACGCCCCTCGCCGTCCACCTGGCGCAGAGCGGCTTTTCCGTCACGGGTTTCGATCCGCACGAGGGCAAGGTCCACACCGTCAACGGCGGCAGGAGTCCGGTGCAGGACGTGCTGGACGAGGACGTTTACCAGCTCGTCGAGGCGGAGCGGCTGGGTGCCACCTCGGACGCGCGGCAGCTCGCGGGGCACGACGTTTTCATCCTGTGCGTGCCCACGCCGCTGGACGAGTGCAAACAGCCCGACGTGAGCTACATCGAGCGGGCGGCGGCGGTGGTGGTCGAGCACCTGCGCCCCGGCGGCCTCGTCGTGCTGGAGAGCACCACGTACCCCGGCACCACCGACGAACTCCTCGTGCCCATTCTGGAGCGCGGCGGGCTGATCGCGGAGGTGGACTTCTTCGTGGCCTTCAGCCCCGAGCGGGTGGACCCCGGCAACGCCCGGTTCAACACGGGCAACATCCCCAAGCTCGTCGGCGGCGTCGGCGCAAACAGCACGTTGCTTGCCACGCAGCTCTACCGCAGCTTCCTCGCGCAGGTCTTCCCGGTGAGCAGCGCCCGCGTCGCCGAGATGGCGAAGCTCCACGAGAACACCTTCCGGGCCATCAACATCGGCTACGTCAACGAGCTGGCCGTGGTGTGCCACACCCTCGGCATCGACGTGTGGGAGGTCGTGGACGCCGCCGCCACCAAGCCCTTCGGCTTCATGCCCTTCTATCCGGGGCCGGGCATCGGCGGCCACTGCATCCCGCTCGACCCGCACTACCTGGCGTGGCGTGCCCGCAAGGAAGGCTTCGTCACGCGCTTCATCAACCTCGCCGATGAGGTCAACAGCGCCATGCCGGGCTACGTCGTCTCGCGCCTGATGGCCCTGCTCAACGACCACAAGCGTGCCCTGCGCGGCAGCCGCGTCCTCGTGCTGGGTGTCACCTACAAGCCCGACGTGGACGACGCCCGCGAGAGTCCCGCCATGCACGTCATTCACGAGCTGGAGCGTCACGGTGCCGAGGTCAGGTTCGTGGACCCCTTCGTCCGCGAACTCCCGCAGGACCACGGCCCGCGCGCCCACGCCACCGCCGCCACGCTGTGCGACGAGACCTTCGCCTGGACCGACGTGGCCGTGATCCTGACCAACCACAGCAGCTTCGACTGGGCCGACATCAGCGCCCGCGTGCCGCTGCTCTTCGACACCCGTGGCGCGACTCGGGGGATTGGAAATGACGGAACCCTCCTATGACCATCACAAGGAATAAAGCGGCATCCCGTGTCAAGTTTAAGGGACAGCCTCATACATTCCTGGCACCTCTCTTGGCAATAAGTGTTTTGTTTGTTGTATACCTTTTCTTGAAGATCAACTTCGTAATTCATGTCGAGTCGAATTTGGAAAGGGCGTTGGCTCTCATCTGGGCGTACCCGGTGTGTGCCTCCTTCGTCCTGTTTTTTACCTCGGTAGTCCGTGAGGACTCAACTAAAATGACCGTAGATGCGCCTAGTGTGTCTATAATCATTTGTTGCTTCAATGAGGGCGAGGGGATTAGAAGAACTATTGTCAGTTGCATTAATCAAGGTTATAAAAACTTGGATAAGATTGTTGTAATAGATGATGGCAGCACCGATGATATAACGAGAAAAATCCTTCGTGAAGTAGAGGAGGAGTGTGGGAGCCTAGTCGAAGTGGTGTATAAGGAGAAAAATCAGGGTAAGCGTCACGGAATGTATGATGGTTATCTGAAGTCTGCCTCTAAGTACATCATTTTCGTTGACAGTGATACTATCTTGGGAGACAATTTTATAAATTGGATGGTTACATCAATGTCTGGGGCAAACGTTGGCGGTGCAGTTGCAAATATTAAAATCTCCTCGCCGGATTCAATGATCATTAAGCTCCAGAAAGCGATGTATGCTCGCGGGATCAATTTTCAACGTCGCGCGGAATCGGCTATCGGTGCTGTAAGCTGCCTCTCCGGCTGTGGTGCCATCTACCGTCGCGATGCGCTCGATCAGGTCATGGATGGATGGCCCACGGAGTCCTTTTGGGGAAAGCCCGTCGGCTTTGGGGACGACCGCTCTCTCACTAACCGAATCCTCCTCAAGGGCTATCGTACCGTTTACCAGCCTAAAGCGACCGTCTATACCGATGCTCCTGAAAGCTTCAGGAAGCTGATGAAGCAGCAGATTCGTTGGAAGAAGGGCTGGCTAATCAATTCTCTCAAGGTGGTCCTGCCTTTCTTGAAACGTCGTCCATTTGTTGCCTTAATTCTACAGATTCCCTATATAGTGTCGGCTCTTGTGACGCCTGTCATTGTTCTGCATGTTGCTTACGCGAGCTTGATTGATGGTGTATGGCCGACCTACTGGATTCTCTCGATGTTACTGCTCACCTTGAGCATGTATTTGTGTACCAAGATAGGTTTGACAGATCAGGAGACAAAGGAAGCCACATTCCTCGATTTCTTCTCCTCGGCTGTCTTTACTATTGGCATCCTTAGCATGTTGATCGTGCCTGCTGTGGCTTCCATTCAGAAGCGCGGTTGGGGAACCCGCTGATGTTCCGCCCCCTGCTGGTGTGTCTGGCGCTCGGTGGAGTCGCCTCGGCTGTGACCTTCTTCGGTCCCGGAGTGGGCACGCTCGGACAGGTCATCGCCACGGGCGAGGCGGGAGACACGGGGTCGGCCCGGTTCTCCCAGGAGTTCGCCGTTCCGCTGCCCAACTGGAAACCGAACGCCTTTCAGCGGTGGTGGGTGTCCCGCTCGAACGGAGTCCTGACGCTGGTCAACCCGCGCATCTCCTGGAGTTGCCCACGCGGCAAGGGACGCGGTGCCGTGATTTCCTCCCCGAGTTCGGTGCGGCTGGAGGCCGTGACGTTGGGGGCTGGTGCCTTCAGAACACCGATTGCCGACACGAACCTGACGTGGGACAGCTACGTCTTGCAGAGTCCTGACCTCTCCATTCCGGTGAGCGGTGCTCAGGTCCTGCGGATTCTGGATGAGGCGGGGCCGGTGGTGCTCAAGGCACACCTGCGGCTGCCCGGCCCGGTGGATGCCTGGATCGGCTGCACGCCGAAGCTGCACGCGAAAACGCTCCTGAAGCAGTAGTTCAAAAAGGCGTCAATCGGGGGCCGTGTGCCCGCCCTGCGCCCCACGTTTATCTGCGGTCTGGTGACAGTTTCGTCCGGTGAAGGACGCCTGCCCCCGCGCGCTGAGAGGTCTCACATGCAACGACAACGCTTCCTCGGTTTTCTTCCCCTGCTGCTCGCCTGGTCCGGGCTGGCGGAGGCGCAGATTCAGTTTCAGCTTCCGGCC
The sequence above is drawn from the Deinococcus sp. YIM 134068 genome and encodes:
- a CDS encoding nucleotide sugar dehydrogenase; protein product: MTTFLSPATELQDKLTRRTAKIAVLGLGYVGTPLAVHLAQSGFSVTGFDPHEGKVHTVNGGRSPVQDVLDEDVYQLVEAERLGATSDARQLAGHDVFILCVPTPLDECKQPDVSYIERAAAVVVEHLRPGGLVVLESTTYPGTTDELLVPILERGGLIAEVDFFVAFSPERVDPGNARFNTGNIPKLVGGVGANSTLLATQLYRSFLAQVFPVSSARVAEMAKLHENTFRAINIGYVNELAVVCHTLGIDVWEVVDAAATKPFGFMPFYPGPGIGGHCIPLDPHYLAWRARKEGFVTRFINLADEVNSAMPGYVVSRLMALLNDHKRALRGSRVLVLGVTYKPDVDDARESPAMHVIHELERHGAEVRFVDPFVRELPQDHGPRAHATAATLCDETFAWTDVAVILTNHSSFDWADISARVPLLFDTRGATRGIGNDGTLL
- a CDS encoding glycosyltransferase → MKINFVIHVESNLERALALIWAYPVCASFVLFFTSVVREDSTKMTVDAPSVSIIICCFNEGEGIRRTIVSCINQGYKNLDKIVVIDDGSTDDITRKILREVEEECGSLVEVVYKEKNQGKRHGMYDGYLKSASKYIIFVDSDTILGDNFINWMVTSMSGANVGGAVANIKISSPDSMIIKLQKAMYARGINFQRRAESAIGAVSCLSGCGAIYRRDALDQVMDGWPTESFWGKPVGFGDDRSLTNRILLKGYRTVYQPKATVYTDAPESFRKLMKQQIRWKKGWLINSLKVVLPFLKRRPFVALILQIPYIVSALVTPVIVLHVAYASLIDGVWPTYWILSMLLLTLSMYLCTKIGLTDQETKEATFLDFFSSAVFTIGILSMLIVPAVASIQKRGWGTR